From one Sesamum indicum cultivar Zhongzhi No. 13 linkage group LG13, S_indicum_v1.0, whole genome shotgun sequence genomic stretch:
- the LOC105176359 gene encoding universal stress protein A-like protein, producing MAAAEGGEPTRIMVAVNESTIKGYPHASISSRGAFEWTLKKVVRSNTSGFKLLFLHVQVPDEDGFDDMDSIFASPEDFRTMKHRDKIRGLHLLEYFVKQCHEIGVACEAWVKKGDPKEIICYEVKRVQPDFLVVGSRGLGPFQKVFVGTVSEFCVKHADCPVIAIKRSAAQTPQDPVDD from the exons ATGGCAGCGGCGGAGGGCGGTGAGCCGACGCGCATAATGGTGGCGGTAAACGAGTCAACAATCAAGGGATATCCCCACGCATCGATAAGCAGCAGAGGAGCATTCGAGTGGACTTTGAAGAAAGTCGTTCGCTCCAATACTTCTGGGTTCAAGCTCCTGTTTCTTCATGTTCAAGTACCTGATGAAGATG GTTTTGATGATATGGATAGTATATTTGCTTCCCCTGAAGATTTCAGGACTATGAAGCACAGGGACAAGATAAGGGGACTCCACCTTCTGGAGTACTTTGTGAAGCAATGTCATGAAATTGGG GTTGCTTGTGAAGCATGGGTCAAGAAGGGTGATCCTAAAGAAATCATCTGCTATGAGGTGAAACGCGTCCAGCCAGATTTTCTTGTTGTTGGAAGCAGGGGTCTGGGTCCTTTTCAGAA GGTTTTTGTGGGAACTGTCAGTGAATTCTGCGTAAAGCACGCTGATTGTCCTGTCATTGCGATAAAGCGCAGTGCAGCTCAGACTCCTCAGGACCCAGTTGATGACTGA
- the LOC105176357 gene encoding 50S ribosomal protein L12, chloroplastic-like yields MASTLSSATLLSPSYSTPSAAYPAHLSATFPKLPPEFLLKSSHKLLRRRASVLRPLAAVDAPEKVVQLGDEISNLTLADAQKLVEYLQDKLGVSAASFAPVAAVAATPAAGDAPAVVEEKTEFDVVIEDVPSNARIATIKVVRAMTNLALKEAKELIEGLPKKFKEAVSKEEADEAKKQLEEAGAKVAIV; encoded by the coding sequence ATGGCTTCCACGCTCTCCTCCGCCACCCTCCTCTCTCCCTCTTATTCCACACCCTCCGCCGCTTATCCTGCCCACCTCTCCGCCACCTTCCCCAAACTACCTCCCGAATTCCTCCTCAAGTCCTCCCACAAGCTCCTCCGCCGCCGCGCTTCCGTTCTCCGCCCCCTCGCTGCAGTCGATGCCCCCGAAAAAGTCGTCCAACTCGGCGATGAGATCTCAAATTTAACCCTCGCCGACGCACAGAAGCTCGTCGAGTACCTCCAGGACAAGCTCGGTGTCTCCGCCGCGTCCTTCGCCCCTGTCGCGGCCGTAGCCGCAACTCCGGCTGCTGGCGATGCGCCGGCCGTTGTGGAGGAGAAGACAGAGTTCGATGTTGTCATTGAGGATGTGCCGAGCAACGCGAGAATCGCCACCATTAAGGTGGTTAGGGCTATGACAAACTTGGCGTtgaaggaggccaaggaattGATTGAAGGATTGCCGAAGAAATTCAAGGAGGCTGTGTCGAAGGAGGAGGCTGATGAAGCGAAGAAGCAGCTCGAGGAGGCCGGCGCGAAGGTCGCCATTGTTTAA
- the LOC105176358 gene encoding uncharacterized protein LOC105176358 yields MASLEDIVTATKILSEDSDSIMGGSGSKSKENGVGTSDVREDGVGSAAAPAAAVVSEGVLQSGTVVESAFVGGSAVGCGSGDQEKDKSSVSYVTTSVSVNGSNSGDAVVGSEGKNKDGEGSFADNGEGMCADNVKLNGSGRDCLYLDVDGDPKGEEDVEKLGNQDDGFCPGDFVWGKIKSHPWWPGQVYDPEDASEFAMKCKQEGRLLVAFFGDGSCSWCLPTQLIPFVENFVEMSTRSSSKSFLNAVQSAVDEVGRLVELQMTCKCIPEEKKDALARPTVVNAGLKAGVLRPEVDIDRLSIHVYESAELIEKVRELAKAAPLCSALDIAVIRSWLSAFYCSKGSHQLPVYHDPLPIEGLEDKNKNVDEVSDDFSVPIEVPIMGPQDDDWLSSPTGGAVNSQGRSDNKIYHKRKQKSVAELMGEKKTIKPESGKRVTVKEGTDLEKPVSSQKRKKNNDGEAEGGGGASSTGKTGRKRKAEVSESAAITDEKVQVAHGVSEGPMSGKLKEINVADVENTDSKEESERVLSPRERKKSKYLSPPYTNLTWRTGNSSFRTESENEDDKSMKVAQAGNHTAEATGDKSCEQTLPNGQTEGVDISVDTNPQTTEDNKKMTFPASDVDAHVNELLSEIQLAALDPFYLSEKGSLDMVWAFVSALRSSTYLHGPDYKIFRKCTTGGKRKSLPSQLGNQQIDSMQKKVKSPEQSTPKALKAEGTPDTSKSKKTTEVFALPCLILEFTSGFPLPSKEDIVKLFSKFGSLNRKETKVVTDSHSVQIVYVKDSDAEAAFKSSLSQSPFGLENVNYRLQRSSAGSRSTRSHTKVSPPLKRAIEKRNSSHPADDLISDASIIRQKLEIMTAILENYHSKFSPKDKSNLKDEMKHLMEEVETISEKVRVMAENSSS; encoded by the coding sequence atggcAAGTCTGGAAGATATTGTAACTGCGACAAAAATTCTTTCGGAGGATTCTGACTCCATTATGGGCGGCTCGGGTTCAAAATCGAAAGAAAATGGGGTTGGGACTTCTGATGTGAGGGAAGATGGTGTTGGTAGTGCGGCTGCccctgctgctgctgttgttAGTGAAGGAGTCCTCCAGAGTGGAACTGTTGTAGAGTCTGCGTTTGTTGGTGGTAGTGCAGTGGGCTGCGGTTCGGGTGATCAGGAGAAAGACAAGAGCAGTGTTTCTTATGTTACTACAAGTGTTTCTGTCAATGGGAGTAATAGTGGGGATGCTGTCGTTGGAAGTGAGGGAAAGAATAAAGATGGTGAAGGTTCTTTTGCAGATAATGGGGAAGGTATGTGTGCTGACAATGTAAAATTGAATGGAAGCGGGAGAGACTGTTTGTATCTGGATGTGGATGGAGACCCAAAAGGAGAAGAGGATGTTGAGAAGTTGGGAAATCAGGACGACGGTTTTTGTCCGGGGGATTTTGTTTggggcaaaattaaaagtcATCCTTGGTGGCCTGGACAGGTCTATGATCCCGAAGATGCTTCAGAATTTGCCATGAAATGTAAACAGGAGGGTCGTCTCCTGGTTGCCTTCTTCGGGGATGGATCTTGTTCTTGGTGTTTGCCGACACAGCTGATACCCTTTGTGGAGAACTTTGTGGAGATGTCAACAAGAAGTAGTTCTAAGAGCTTTCTCAATGCTGTGCAGAGTGCTGTTGATGAGGTTGGTAGGCTTGTGGAGTTACAGATGACTTGTAAATGTATACCAGAGGAGAAAAAAGATGCTCTTGCTAGGCCAACGGTGGTAAATGCCGGACTGAAAGCAGGAGTTCTCAGGCCTGAGGTTGATATTGATCGCCTTTCTATACACGTATATGAATCTGcggaattaattgaaaaagtgAGGGAGTTGGCAAAGGCTGCTCCTCTTTGCAGCGCTCTTGACATTGCAGTCATAAGGAGTTGGTTGTCTGCATTTTATTGTTCTAAGGGCAGCCATCAGTTGCCTGTATATCATGACCCCCTTCCAATTGAGGGTCTGGAAgacaagaataaaaatgtaGATGAGGTTTCAGATGACTTCAGTGTTCCAATTGAAGTCCCTATCATGGGTCCACAGGATGATGACTGGCTCTCTTCACCCACAGGTGGTGCTGTAAATTCCCAGGGACGGTCTGATAATAAGATTTATCATAAAAGGAAGCAGAAAAGTGTTGCTGAGCTCATGGGAGAAAAGAAGACTATCAAGCCTGAAAGTGGGAAGAGAGTTACAGTCAAAGAGGGAACAGATCTCGAGAAGCCGGTATCCTCccaaaagaggaagaagaataaTGATGGAGAAGCAGAGGGAGGTGGAGGGGCTTCTTCAACTGGGAAGACTGGTAGGAAGAGGAAGGCCGAGGTTTCGGAATCTGCTGCAATAACAGATGAAAAGGTTCAGGTTGCGCATGGTGTAAGTGAAGGCCCAATGTCAGGAAAACTGAAGGAAATTAATGTTGCTGATGTGGAAAATACCGACTCCAAAGAGGAATCAGAAAGGGTGCTTTCTCCAAGGGAAAGGAAGAAGAGTAAATACTTATCCCCTCCGTACACTAATCTTACATGGAGAACGGGAAATTCAAGCTTTCGGACAGAGTcagaaaatgaagatgatAAAAGCATGAAGGTAGCTCAGGCCGGAAACCACACTGCAGAAGCAACTGGAGATAAGTCATGTGAGCAAACGTTACCTAATGGCCAAACTGAAGGGGTTGACATTTCTGTTGATACAAATCCACAGACAACTGAGGACAATAAGAAAATGACTTTTCCTGCATCTGATGTTGATGCTCATGTTAATGAATTGCTATCAGAGATACAGCTTGCAGCTCTTGATCCTTTTTACTTGAGCGAGAAGGGTTCCCTTGATATGGTCTGGGCATTTGTTTCTGCACTCAGAAGCTCAACCTATTTACATGGACCAGACTATAAAATTTTCCGCAAATGCACGACCGGGGGGAAGAGAAAATCACTGCCTTCTCAGCTAGGAAATCAACAAATTGACTCTATGCAGAAAAAGGTGAAATCACCTGAGCAAAGTACTCCCAAAGCATTGAAAGCAGAAGGAACGCCAGATACATCCAAGTCCAAGAAAACCACTGAGGTTTTTGCTTTACCGTGCCTTATTCTGGAATTCACCTCCGGATTTCCGTTGCCTTCAAAGGAAGATATCGTAAAGCTGTTCAGTAAGTTTGGGAGCCTGAatagaaaggaaacaaaagtGGTAACAGATTCTCACTCGGTCCAAATCGTCTATGTGAAGGACTCTGATGCAGAAGCAGCCTTCAAGTCATCATTGAGTCAGAGCCCATTTGGCTTGGAGAATGTTAATTACAGGTTGCAGCGTTCTTCAGCTGGTTCACGGTCTACCAGATCTCATACAAAAGTCTCTCCACCTCTTAAACGGGCAATTGAAAAACGCAACTCTTCGCATCCTGCTGATGATTTGATTTCAGATGCTAGCATCATAAGGCAAAAACTGGAGATAATGACAGCTATTCTGGAAAACTACCATTCCAAATTTTCACCGAAGGACAAGTCTAACTTGAAGGATGAGATGAAACATCTTATGGAGGAAGTTGAAACGATTAGTGAGAAGGTAAGAGTGATGGCTGAGAATTCCTCATCTTGA